The Dehalococcoidia bacterium genome segment TAATAAGTGTTACCCAGCGTTAGCGACCCTTTTCTGGTCGCGGGCCAGCGTCCAGAGTTTACGCTGGAGCTGCTCGATGCGTTGCCTGAGCAGGGCCGGGTTGATCTTCAGGTAGACGGCCTCGAGGTCTCGAACCGCTTGCTCGGTCAGGCATCCAGAGGCCACGAGCCTCTGGTAGGGCGTCCGGGGC includes the following:
- a CDS encoding ISNCY family transposase translates to RLESKEALSLLQQLYSCIRLQTNFFRPVRKLVGKERIGARVVKHYDEPRTPYQRLVASGCLTEQAVRDLEAVYLKINPALLRQRIEQLQRKLWTLARDQKRVANAG